The proteins below come from a single Planctomycetaceae bacterium genomic window:
- the amrA gene encoding AmmeMemoRadiSam system protein A: MLSSNDTTLTQRERTILLEIAAASIDHGLSTGQPLKIRSDELPGRLAEPRATFVTLRIDGQLRGCMGRLIATSPLAVDIAENAFSAAFRDPRFNRLGPDEAHLLDIHISILSPPERIPCSDESELLRMIRPGIDGLILKCGPMRGTLLPSVWKSVSSPDRFLRHLKLKAGLPEDFWSSDIHVYRYTTESFSSDDIETAAEGRVPA, from the coding sequence GACGCAACGCGAACGAACCATTCTTCTGGAAATCGCAGCCGCGTCGATCGATCATGGTCTGAGCACAGGGCAGCCGCTGAAGATCCGTTCGGACGAGTTGCCAGGCCGGCTGGCGGAACCGCGAGCCACGTTTGTCACACTGCGGATAGACGGCCAGCTGCGCGGCTGCATGGGACGCCTCATCGCGACGAGTCCGCTGGCGGTGGACATCGCGGAGAACGCGTTTTCCGCAGCATTTCGCGATCCCCGCTTCAACAGGCTTGGGCCGGACGAAGCTCACCTGCTTGATATTCATATTTCGATTCTCAGCCCGCCGGAACGGATTCCGTGTTCGGACGAGAGCGAATTGCTGAGAATGATCCGGCCCGGAATTGATGGACTGATTCTGAAATGCGGACCAATGCGCGGCACGCTGCTGCCATCTGTCTGGAAGAGTGTCAGCAGTCCGGATCGGTTCCTTCGCCATCTGAAACTGAAGGCCGGACTGCCGGAGGACTTCTGGTCATCCGACATTCACGTCTATCGCTACACCACCGAGTCTTTTTCCTCCGACGACATCGAAACCGCCGCCGAAGGTCGAGTTCCGGCCTGA
- a CDS encoding universal stress protein → MQPRFTHILVPVDFSPGNRSALDVAFELSVDNKARVSLLHVIEAIDTGDEPDEELRAFYDRMETRAWTEMDALAQRFTQAGQAIDQKVRTGKRAHVISEFADEHNVDLIVMTSHTVDRRNPIQSLGTVSYKVSLLCSCSIMLVK, encoded by the coding sequence GTGCAGCCTCGCTTTACTCACATCCTGGTTCCCGTCGACTTTTCACCCGGCAACCGATCCGCTCTGGACGTTGCGTTCGAACTATCGGTGGACAACAAGGCCCGCGTGTCTCTGCTGCATGTGATCGAAGCCATCGACACGGGCGATGAGCCGGACGAGGAATTGCGGGCGTTCTATGATCGAATGGAAACTCGGGCATGGACGGAAATGGATGCCCTGGCTCAGCGATTCACTCAGGCGGGGCAAGCCATCGACCAGAAGGTCAGAACCGGCAAGCGCGCTCACGTGATTTCTGAATTCGCCGACGAACACAACGTGGACCTGATCGTCATGACGTCCCACACTGTCGATCGGCGGAATCCGATCCAGAGCCTTGGGACGGTCAGCTACAAGGTCTCCCTGCTGTGTTCCTGTTCCATCATGCTGGTCAAGTGA